In the Syntrophales bacterium genome, one interval contains:
- a CDS encoding CarD family transcriptional regulator, translated as MFKVGDIAVYPAQGVGVIEAIENREVMGSRQLFYVMKIMGNGMKIMIPLHSAKSVGLREVVPAADIPKIYAILRNKDVSIDKQTWNKRYREYLEKIKTGSVFEIARVLRDLLILKTDKNLSFGERKMMDTAKNLLVKEISVATKAEETKVEQDLQRYFTLQ; from the coding sequence ATGTTCAAGGTTGGAGACATCGCCGTGTACCCGGCCCAGGGGGTCGGAGTGATCGAAGCCATTGAAAATCGTGAGGTCATGGGTAGCAGGCAGCTCTTCTACGTCATGAAAATCATGGGAAATGGCATGAAGATCATGATTCCGCTCCACAGCGCCAAGTCTGTCGGTCTCCGGGAAGTGGTCCCGGCGGCGGACATTCCGAAGATCTACGCCATCCTTCGCAACAAGGACGTCTCCATCGACAAGCAGACGTGGAACAAGCGGTACAGGGAATACCTCGAAAAGATCAAGACCGGCTCCGTCTTCGAGATCGCCCGCGTACTGCGGGACCTCCTCATTCTCAAAACGGACAAGAATCTCTCCTTCGGCGAGCGGAAGATGATGGACACTGCGAAGAATCTCCTGGTCAAGGAGATCTCGGTGGCCACCAAAGCGGAAGAAACGAAAGTGGAACAGGATCTTCAACGGTACTTTACCCTTCAGTAG
- the ispF gene encoding 2-C-methyl-D-erythritol 2,4-cyclodiphosphate synthase gives MKVGCGYDSHRLVEGRRLVLGGVEIPFEKGLLGHSDADALLHAICDALLGAIGGGDIGRLFPDTDPAYRDIASLRLLDAVAEKARDTGYRVHHVDATVILERPKLAPFLPQMAANIARTLEIPAGSVNLKAKTNEGMGFIGRSEGIAVMAVVTVSGGERP, from the coding sequence ATGAAGGTCGGCTGCGGATACGACAGCCACCGCCTGGTCGAGGGAAGGCGCCTCGTCCTGGGCGGGGTCGAGATTCCCTTCGAGAAGGGGCTCCTGGGGCATTCCGACGCGGATGCCCTGCTTCATGCCATCTGCGACGCACTCCTCGGGGCGATCGGGGGTGGAGATATCGGAAGGCTCTTCCCCGACACGGATCCGGCCTACCGGGACATCGCCAGCCTCCGTCTTCTCGATGCCGTCGCCGAAAAAGCCCGTGATACGGGGTACCGCGTCCACCACGTGGACGCCACGGTCATCCTGGAGCGTCCAAAGCTGGCCCCGTTTCTACCGCAGATGGCGGCCAACATCGCCCGGACACTCGAGATTCCGGCCGGAAGCGTCAATCTGAAAGCCAAGACGAACGAGGGGATGGGATTCATCGGCAGGAGCGAGGGAATCGCCGTCATGGCGGTCGTTACGGTCTCAGGGGGAGAAAGACCATGA
- a CDS encoding HU family DNA-binding protein — protein MTKAELIGAIAGEAGITKAAAGKALDAFMGAVAKELKKSGKLGLVGFGTFSVIKRKAREGRNPQTGKAIKIPAKKVVKFKAGKGLGDKVK, from the coding sequence ATGACGAAAGCAGAACTGATTGGGGCGATTGCAGGTGAGGCAGGAATCACGAAGGCGGCAGCGGGCAAGGCGCTGGATGCGTTCATGGGCGCCGTGGCAAAGGAACTCAAGAAGAGCGGCAAGCTGGGTCTCGTCGGCTTCGGCACGTTTTCCGTGATCAAGCGGAAGGCCCGCGAGGGACGGAATCCGCAGACCGGCAAAGCCATCAAGATTCCCGCGAAGAAGGTCGTGAAGTTCAAGGCCGGCAAGGGTCTGGGAGACAAGGTGAAATAA
- the ispD gene encoding 2-C-methyl-D-erythritol 4-phosphate cytidylyltransferase, translated as MAPGRHLKGGIAPPQKTIAIIPAGGAGRRMAAGQAKQYIRLRGRPILAHTLQAFEDSRLIDEIILVVPETDVPRVRRNIVDAFDFKKVTAVIPGGRERQDSVRNGLGSVGDDCRVVVVHDGVRPFPSFGLIRRVVEEARRGRAAVAGVLASDTVKRADPDGIVLETLDRQELWLIQTPQAFPVAMLKEAYRRACDENYYGTDDASLVERAGYPVVIIPGDSRNIKITTREDLALAEHIPAPVRRRSGRS; from the coding sequence GTGGCTCCCGGAAGACACCTGAAAGGCGGGATCGCACCGCCGCAGAAAACCATCGCCATCATCCCCGCCGGGGGTGCCGGGCGCCGGATGGCTGCCGGGCAGGCCAAGCAATATATCCGCCTCCGGGGGCGGCCCATCCTCGCCCATACGCTCCAGGCCTTTGAGGATTCCCGGCTCATCGATGAAATCATCCTGGTGGTCCCCGAAACGGACGTGCCCCGGGTCCGCCGCAATATCGTGGATGCCTTCGATTTCAAAAAGGTTACGGCAGTGATACCGGGAGGCAGGGAGCGGCAGGATTCGGTCCGCAACGGCCTCGGCTCCGTCGGGGATGACTGCCGGGTCGTCGTTGTTCATGACGGCGTCCGACCGTTCCCGTCATTCGGGCTCATCCGCCGGGTCGTCGAGGAAGCCCGCCGGGGAAGAGCCGCCGTCGCAGGCGTTCTCGCCAGCGACACGGTAAAGCGGGCAGACCCGGACGGGATCGTGCTGGAAACCCTGGACCGACAGGAGCTCTGGCTCATCCAGACGCCCCAGGCATTTCCTGTGGCCATGCTGAAGGAGGCTTACCGGAGAGCCTGCGACGAGAACTACTATGGTACAGACGACGCCTCCCTGGTGGAGCGAGCCGGCTACCCCGTCGTCATCATTCCCGGCGATTCCCGGAACATCAAGATCACGACCCGGGAAGACCTGGCCCTGGCGGAGCACATCCCGGCGCCTGTCCGGAGGAGGAGCGGAAGGTCATGA
- the gltX gene encoding glutamate--tRNA ligase, translating to MNSGSPRVRFAPSPTGDLHVGGARTALFNWLFARRHQGTLVLRLEDTDAVRSTAEFERNLLEDLEWLSLSWDEGPGVGGPFGPYRQSERLPLYRSVLDGLLREGRVYPCYCTDEELEAERASRLARGRPPRYGGRCRDLSDAERRRLEDAGRHPTYRFRVPTGEIVFEDLIRGTMRFHAGDLGDFIIVRSNGLPAYQFAVVIDDHAMRISHVIRGEDHLSNTASQLCLYEALGYPPPIFAHHGLVLGEDRAKLSKRHGSTSVRQFRERGYLPEAFFNYLALLGRSIGSGGEVMSREALISSFDLTRAGKGGAVFDEAKLRWLNSQYLRECRAERLEDQFRPLLEKAGYRPENMPDRKTLADILEILRDNLATLDDALPYLPVFLDEDPPLSAEAGSLLSTPEGREVLIALREGLREVAGEDPWYGPLIHRIQERTGQKGRKLLLPVRAALTGLLKGPELEKILGRLGREAALRRVDRLLAS from the coding sequence ATGAACTCCGGAAGTCCCCGCGTCCGTTTCGCCCCTTCTCCGACGGGAGACCTGCACGTCGGAGGCGCCCGGACCGCCCTTTTCAACTGGCTCTTTGCCCGTCGACACCAGGGAACCCTTGTTCTACGACTGGAAGACACCGACGCCGTGCGTTCCACCGCGGAATTCGAACGGAACCTGCTGGAGGACCTGGAATGGCTCTCCCTCTCCTGGGATGAGGGACCCGGCGTGGGAGGCCCCTTCGGGCCCTACCGGCAGAGCGAGCGCCTGCCCCTCTACCGCTCCGTCCTGGACGGTCTCCTTCGGGAGGGACGGGTCTACCCCTGCTATTGCACCGACGAGGAGCTGGAAGCCGAACGGGCATCCCGGCTGGCACGCGGCCGACCACCCCGCTACGGCGGCCGATGCCGGGACCTGAGCGACGCGGAGCGCCGGCGGCTGGAGGACGCCGGGAGGCATCCGACCTACCGGTTCCGTGTCCCCACCGGAGAGATCGTCTTCGAGGACCTGATCCGGGGCACAATGCGCTTCCACGCCGGCGATCTCGGGGACTTCATCATTGTCCGGTCCAACGGGCTCCCGGCCTACCAGTTCGCCGTCGTGATCGACGATCACGCCATGCGGATTTCCCATGTCATCCGTGGAGAGGACCATCTTTCGAACACGGCCTCACAGCTCTGCCTGTATGAGGCCCTGGGGTATCCGCCGCCGATTTTCGCCCACCACGGCCTCGTCCTGGGAGAGGACCGGGCCAAGCTAAGCAAGCGGCACGGCTCCACGTCGGTCCGTCAGTTCCGGGAACGAGGCTATCTCCCGGAAGCCTTCTTCAATTACCTGGCTCTGCTGGGCCGCTCCATCGGGAGTGGCGGCGAGGTCATGAGCCGCGAAGCGCTGATCTCTTCCTTCGACCTGACAAGGGCCGGAAAGGGGGGAGCCGTATTCGACGAAGCGAAACTGCGCTGGCTCAACAGCCAGTACCTGCGGGAGTGCCGGGCGGAGCGGCTGGAGGATCAGTTCCGGCCCCTGCTGGAGAAAGCGGGCTATCGTCCAGAGAACATGCCGGACCGAAAGACGCTGGCGGACATTCTTGAGATTCTCAGGGACAACCTGGCCACCCTCGACGACGCCCTCCCCTATCTTCCGGTCTTTCTGGACGAAGACCCGCCCCTCTCGGCCGAGGCCGGATCACTCCTCTCGACGCCGGAAGGCCGGGAGGTCCTTATCGCCCTCCGGGAGGGCCTTCGGGAAGTCGCGGGCGAAGATCCCTGGTACGGGCCGCTCATTCACCGTATCCAGGAGCGGACGGGACAGAAGGGCCGAAAGCTCCTGCTTCCCGTCCGGGCGGCCCTGACGGGCCTTCTCAAGGGGCCGGAACTGGAGAAGATTCTTGGCCGGCTGGGCCGGGAGGCCGCCCTCCGGCGGGTGGATCGCCTTCTGGCATCCTGA
- a CDS encoding PIN domain-containing protein → MGVIAGLFTALFVIKIEQDIRKVSLKVIMGGVIGMVIGLLIAVILAYGLNFVGKIQENQQILPWVYVILTGTLGYLGLVLGSKKVEEFSFMAGGAAKEPADYRILDTSVIIDGRIADIAETGFLEGRLVVPRFVLDELQYIADSSDSLKRSRGRRGLDILNRMQRTGGITIDVVDQDFPKIKSVDAKLVALAKKSDGKIITNDFNLNKVAELQGIKILNVNELANALKPVVLPGEMMTVKVIKEGKEQGQGVGYLDDGTMIIVDNGQRHIGSTVDAVVTSVLQTTAGRMIFSELKAPAPDKKPYPSSNRT, encoded by the coding sequence TTGGGAGTCATAGCAGGATTATTCACGGCCCTCTTTGTAATCAAGATCGAACAGGACATCCGGAAAGTATCCCTGAAGGTCATCATGGGCGGCGTGATCGGTATGGTCATTGGTTTGCTGATCGCGGTCATCCTCGCCTATGGACTGAATTTCGTGGGGAAAATCCAGGAAAATCAGCAGATACTCCCCTGGGTCTATGTGATTCTGACCGGAACGTTGGGATATCTGGGCCTTGTCCTTGGCTCCAAGAAGGTCGAAGAATTTTCCTTCATGGCAGGTGGTGCTGCGAAGGAGCCTGCTGACTACCGGATCCTGGACACGAGCGTCATCATCGACGGCCGGATCGCCGACATCGCCGAAACGGGTTTCCTGGAAGGACGGCTGGTCGTACCGCGCTTTGTTCTCGACGAGCTGCAGTACATCGCCGATTCATCCGACTCGCTGAAGCGCTCCCGGGGACGCCGGGGGCTGGATATCCTCAACCGGATGCAGCGTACCGGCGGCATCACCATCGACGTGGTGGACCAGGATTTTCCCAAGATCAAGAGCGTTGACGCCAAGCTGGTCGCCCTGGCGAAAAAGTCGGACGGCAAGATCATCACCAACGACTTCAACCTGAACAAGGTGGCCGAGCTCCAGGGCATCAAGATCCTGAACGTCAACGAACTGGCCAATGCCCTCAAGCCGGTGGTCCTGCCCGGCGAGATGATGACCGTCAAGGTGATCAAGGAAGGCAAGGAACAGGGCCAGGGCGTCGGATACCTCGACGACGGGACCATGATCATCGTGGACAACGGCCAGAGGCACATCGGATCCACGGTGGACGCGGTGGTCACGAGTGTTCTGCAGACAACCGCGGGACGCATGATCTTCTCGGAGTTGAAGGCCCCGGCTCCGGACAAGAAACCCTATCCGTCATCCAACCGGACGTAG